From Enterococcus wangshanyuanii, the proteins below share one genomic window:
- a CDS encoding beta-glucoside-specific PTS transporter subunit IIABC: MSKNQEIAERVLSMVGGEENVNSVVHCATRLRFKLKDEEKAATDKLNEDPDVIQVVRSGGQYQVVIGSHVSDVYKELMAHSGLGDNSETKDEGPKGNIFNQLIDIISSIFTPFLGAMAGAGVLKGFLTLAVTLNWLTVESGVYVVLFSIADGIFTFLPILLAFTAAKKFKTNEFLAVCLAMALVHPSISALAGNTLSFAGIPVIIGASAYTSSVIPIILAVFVQSYVERFFKKVIPSFLQIICVPLAVFLVMAPVTFIAIGPIGTILGDLLGKGYNGIYGFSPIIAGAVMGGLWQVFVMFGMHWGFVPIMMLNLSEAGGGVDTMAPMLLPAVLAQGGAALAVFFITKNVKLKGLALSSAMTSVFGITEPTVYGVTLPLKKPFIAACIGGAIGGAYIGFSHVQNYVFGLISLLSLPGFIPQETKDTSGMIAAIIGTAIAFVVAFILTFILRFDDKVEATGIETTKEKEEASKGDKIVLSSPLTGTIVPLDKVEDQVFSSGALGKGIAVEPTLGELYAPADGEITTLFPTGHAVGITTVDGAEVLMHIGMDTVEMDGDGFEILAKQGDQVKQGDLLIKFDIDKIKAAGHPVVTPIVVTNSADFLDVLDMDQAEVLHGEDFLAVVR, encoded by the coding sequence ATGAGTAAAAATCAAGAAATCGCTGAACGCGTGTTATCCATGGTTGGCGGAGAAGAGAATGTGAATAGTGTTGTACACTGTGCAACTCGTTTACGTTTTAAGTTGAAAGATGAGGAAAAAGCAGCAACAGATAAATTGAATGAAGATCCAGATGTCATTCAAGTTGTTAGAAGCGGAGGACAATATCAAGTTGTTATCGGCAGCCACGTGAGTGATGTTTATAAAGAATTGATGGCTCACAGTGGATTAGGTGACAATAGTGAAACGAAAGATGAAGGGCCAAAAGGAAATATCTTTAATCAATTGATCGACATTATTTCATCGATCTTTACTCCTTTCTTGGGAGCAATGGCTGGAGCTGGGGTTTTAAAAGGATTCTTAACTTTAGCTGTAACATTGAATTGGCTAACTGTAGAGTCTGGTGTTTATGTGGTACTCTTTTCAATCGCTGATGGTATTTTTACCTTCTTACCGATTCTTTTAGCATTTACAGCAGCGAAGAAATTTAAGACGAATGAATTTTTGGCAGTCTGTTTAGCAATGGCGCTTGTTCATCCAAGTATTTCAGCCTTAGCAGGTAATACGCTAAGTTTTGCCGGAATTCCTGTAATTATTGGCGCAAGTGCGTATACATCGTCAGTTATTCCAATTATTTTGGCTGTTTTTGTACAAAGCTATGTTGAACGCTTTTTCAAAAAAGTTATTCCGTCATTCTTGCAAATCATTTGTGTTCCATTAGCAGTTTTCTTGGTAATGGCACCAGTGACATTTATCGCAATTGGTCCAATCGGTACAATCTTAGGTGATCTATTAGGTAAAGGCTACAATGGTATTTATGGCTTCAGCCCAATTATTGCAGGGGCTGTGATGGGTGGTTTATGGCAAGTCTTCGTAATGTTTGGGATGCACTGGGGCTTTGTGCCGATCATGATGCTGAACCTATCAGAAGCAGGTGGTGGTGTTGATACAATGGCGCCAATGCTTTTACCAGCTGTTTTAGCACAAGGTGGAGCAGCGTTAGCCGTCTTCTTTATTACAAAAAATGTGAAATTAAAAGGGTTAGCGTTGTCTTCTGCAATGACTTCTGTTTTCGGGATCACTGAACCGACAGTATATGGTGTAACGCTTCCTTTGAAAAAACCGTTTATCGCGGCTTGTATTGGTGGCGCGATCGGTGGTGCGTATATTGGTTTCAGTCATGTTCAAAACTATGTATTTGGTTTGATCAGCCTCTTGAGTTTACCAGGATTTATCCCGCAAGAAACGAAAGATACTTCAGGCATGATCGCTGCGATCATCGGAACGGCAATCGCCTTTGTAGTTGCTTTTATTCTAACATTTATCTTGAGATTTGATGACAAAGTAGAAGCGACTGGCATAGAAACAACAAAAGAAAAGGAAGAAGCATCAAAGGGAGATAAAATTGTTTTATCAAGTCCATTAACTGGAACGATCGTTCCATTGGATAAAGTAGAAGATCAAGTCTTTTCATCTGGCGCCTTAGGCAAAGGAATCGCTGTTGAACCGACTTTAGGTGAGCTTTATGCTCCAGCAGATGGTGAGATCACAACATTATTCCCTACAGGACATGCTGTCGGTATTACTACAGTCGATGGTGCAGAAGTGTTGATGCATATCGGTATGGATACTGTTGAGATGGATGGCGATGGCTTTGAAATTCTTGCCAAGCAAGGCGATCAAGTGAAACAAGGCGATTTATTGATCAAATTTGATATCGATAAAATCAAAGCAGCAGGACATCCAGTGGTGACACCGATCGTCGTGACAAATAGCGCAGATTTTCTTGATGTCCTAGATATGGACCAAGCCGAAGTCCTTCACGGTGAAGACTTCTTAGCGGTTGTTCGTTAA
- a CDS encoding glycoside hydrolase family 1 protein has product MSIKTTAFPKGFLWGGATAANQLEGAYLSDGKGLSVADAMPGGKQRFQVLGSDTFNWEIDEDKYIYPNHRGIDHYHRYKEDIALFAKMGFKCYRFSIAWARIFPKGDESTPNEAGLKFYDQVIEECLKHGIEPVITISHYEMPLHLAKEYGGWKNRKLIDFFETYATVVLNRYGKKVKYWMTFNEINSAFHFPALSQGMVKATGAGDYQNIFQAWHNQFVASAKAVKIGHEINPDMQIGCMIIYATTYSIDANPVNQMATLEQNQEFNFYCTDAQVRGEYPAYQQRMFEKYGVSDLEIGADDLELMKKYAVDYIGFSYYMSSAVNETAEEEDTVIGNLLGGVRNPFLEASEWGWQIDPEGLRIALNELYDRYQKPLFIVENGLGAIDQVDENFYVEDDYRIDYLRRHIEAMSDAIKDGVDLMGYTPWGCIDLVSASTGEMSKRYGFIYVDLDDNGEGTLNRYEKKSFNWYKKVIETNGQDLK; this is encoded by the coding sequence ATGTCAATCAAAACTACTGCATTTCCAAAAGGATTTTTATGGGGTGGGGCAACTGCAGCTAACCAATTAGAAGGTGCTTATCTTTCAGATGGTAAAGGGTTGTCTGTGGCTGATGCGATGCCTGGCGGCAAGCAACGCTTTCAAGTGTTAGGCAGTGATACGTTTAATTGGGAGATCGATGAGGATAAATATATTTACCCAAATCATCGTGGGATCGATCATTATCATCGCTATAAAGAAGATATTGCCTTATTTGCGAAAATGGGATTCAAATGTTATCGCTTTTCTATCGCTTGGGCGAGAATTTTTCCTAAGGGTGACGAGTCTACTCCAAATGAGGCAGGCTTAAAGTTTTATGATCAAGTGATCGAAGAATGTTTGAAACATGGAATTGAGCCTGTGATAACGATTTCTCATTACGAAATGCCTTTGCATTTAGCGAAGGAATATGGCGGGTGGAAAAACCGTAAGTTGATCGATTTCTTTGAAACATATGCAACAGTTGTCTTGAATCGTTATGGTAAAAAAGTAAAATACTGGATGACTTTCAATGAAATCAATTCAGCTTTTCATTTCCCGGCACTTAGCCAAGGAATGGTCAAAGCGACTGGAGCAGGTGATTATCAAAATATTTTCCAAGCATGGCACAATCAATTTGTGGCAAGTGCTAAAGCCGTGAAAATCGGACACGAAATCAATCCGGATATGCAAATCGGCTGCATGATCATTTATGCAACAACCTACAGTATCGATGCCAATCCAGTCAATCAAATGGCAACACTGGAACAAAATCAAGAATTCAACTTCTATTGTACAGATGCACAAGTGCGTGGTGAATATCCAGCGTACCAACAACGCATGTTTGAAAAATACGGCGTTTCTGACTTAGAAATCGGAGCCGATGATTTAGAATTGATGAAAAAATACGCAGTAGACTATATTGGTTTTAGCTACTACATGTCCTCAGCAGTCAATGAAACAGCTGAAGAAGAAGATACCGTTATTGGAAACTTACTAGGTGGTGTGCGGAATCCATTTTTAGAAGCAAGTGAATGGGGCTGGCAGATCGATCCTGAAGGGTTGAGAATTGCGTTGAACGAATTGTATGATCGCTACCAAAAACCGTTATTCATCGTTGAAAATGGCTTAGGAGCAATTGATCAAGTTGACGAGAATTTCTATGTAGAAGATGATTATCGTATCGACTATCTACGTCGCCATATTGAAGCAATGTCTGATGCAATCAAAGATGGTGTTGATCTAATGGGCTACACTCCTTGGGGCTGTATTGATCTTGTTAGTGCATCAACAGGTGAAATGAGCAAACGTTATGGCTTTATTTATGTAGATTTGGATGATAATGGCGAAGGAACATTGAATCGCTATGAGAAAAAATCGTTCAACTGGTATAAAAAAGTCATTGAAACAAATGGTCAGGATCTAAAATAG
- a CDS encoding guanylate kinase — translation MTRPSLHHLFFIIIGPSGSGKTKVAEAVFPKEYKVISHTTRPKRTGEQEGTDYYFETQQHFQQLIESKALAEYDTYNEQKYGVGIDELLRKTTEHYAYDVLTFQGFQAIEALFKPMVIPIFLDVSKENVIARLQERGELPEIIKERSALYDQEIQNKEKIIRYSPHFIIDANQPFEHVVNTLKQIIDISIK, via the coding sequence ATGACAAGACCTTCGTTACACCATTTATTTTTTATTATTATTGGACCAAGCGGCTCTGGAAAGACAAAAGTTGCAGAAGCTGTATTTCCAAAAGAATACAAAGTGATTTCCCATACGACTCGACCAAAGAGGACAGGAGAACAAGAGGGAACTGATTACTATTTTGAAACACAACAACATTTCCAACAATTGATTGAATCAAAGGCGTTAGCAGAGTACGATACGTATAATGAACAAAAATATGGAGTGGGAATTGATGAGTTGTTGCGGAAAACAACGGAACATTATGCCTATGATGTTTTGACCTTTCAAGGATTTCAAGCAATTGAAGCGTTGTTTAAACCGATGGTGATTCCGATTTTTTTAGATGTATCTAAAGAAAATGTAATCGCAAGACTGCAGGAAAGAGGAGAGCTTCCTGAGATCATCAAGGAGCGTTCTGCTTTGTATGATCAAGAGATACAAAATAAAGAAAAAATCATTCGATATTCTCCACACTTCATTATTGATGCAAATCAGCCGTTTGAACACGTTGTGAATACATTAAAGCAAATTATAGATATTAGTATAAAATGA
- a CDS encoding VOC family protein, which yields MEKFKLSKDVYVETVAIRIKDVETMVSFYKNVLGFVLKLEENNLSIFGSQKRDSRLLILEEAESEQVERTKSSICFSLLIPTLEEFSGLLRRITVHDYPITRAIQKDGRKSVFLSDPEGNDIAITYNDETGLTRTESQELDIQRLIKSSKVLYTNLSPEVRLDQVKLYVDDRVEHYHFYQEILGMVPKSNSENTLAINDHNFFIHLEHSEDLNEQRNEKETLGIDFFVLNVDHEEEMIRLKGHLEKENQEFFIDNKRKILTIYDPSHIEWWFVRN from the coding sequence ATGGAGAAATTTAAACTATCGAAAGATGTCTATGTAGAAACGGTTGCAATTCGAATAAAAGATGTAGAAACGATGGTCAGCTTTTATAAGAATGTGTTGGGTTTTGTGTTGAAATTAGAAGAAAATAATTTGTCTATTTTTGGTTCTCAAAAAAGAGATAGCCGATTACTGATATTAGAAGAAGCAGAATCCGAGCAGGTGGAACGAACTAAGAGTTCTATTTGTTTTTCTTTGTTGATTCCAACGTTAGAAGAATTTAGCGGTCTTTTGAGACGAATCACCGTTCATGATTATCCGATCACACGTGCAATTCAAAAAGACGGTCGGAAAAGTGTTTTTTTAAGCGATCCGGAAGGTAATGACATTGCAATTACTTATAATGATGAAACTGGGCTAACGAGAACGGAATCTCAGGAACTGGATATTCAGCGTTTGATCAAGTCTAGCAAAGTATTATATACGAATCTGTCTCCAGAAGTCAGATTGGATCAAGTGAAGTTATATGTCGATGATAGGGTAGAGCATTATCATTTTTATCAAGAAATTTTAGGAATGGTGCCTAAATCGAATAGCGAGAATACATTAGCGATCAATGATCATAACTTTTTTATTCATTTGGAGCATTCAGAAGATTTGAACGAGCAAAGAAATGAAAAAGAAACTTTAGGAATTGATTTTTTTGTGCTGAATGTCGATCATGAAGAGGAAATGATTCGCTTGAAAGGACATTTGGAAAAAGAAAATCAAGAATTTTTTATCGATAATAAACGAAAGATATTGACTATCTATGATCCAAGCCATATTGAATGGTGGTTTGTAAGAAACTAA
- a CDS encoding serine hydrolase domain-containing protein — translation MYDKTKEKINQLMDEETFSGVSFSFILKDCSEDYTWGNAQVIPSTEPLTPSLLFDVASLTKVVCTTTVVLQLLEAGLIDLDQPLNKYLPAFDDEKITIRHLLTHTSDIQSYIENRDRLSKEELREAYYHVRSGDLLGKKVAYTDTGTILLGFMLENMLGQDAIVIFKERVLEPLGMNESCFLPKEPLKTVPTENHPIRGLIRGQTHDPKALVLAEHAGNAGLFSNLIDLKKFVKMYLNDGVSQPIQFLKKETIESLLSDQTPDKIGHRSLGWDLLDDRESRPLLFHTGYTGTFLLIDVPKKEAFIFLSNRVHPIDRRADYIQKRDELIQVYLKEK, via the coding sequence ATGTACGATAAAACAAAAGAAAAAATCAATCAGCTCATGGATGAAGAAACGTTTTCGGGCGTGAGCTTTTCATTCATCTTAAAAGACTGCAGTGAAGACTATACATGGGGCAATGCTCAAGTTATTCCAAGTACAGAGCCGCTTACCCCTTCACTGCTTTTTGACGTGGCTTCTTTGACGAAAGTCGTTTGTACAACAACGGTTGTTCTTCAGCTACTGGAAGCTGGCTTGATTGATCTGGATCAGCCGTTGAATAAATATTTGCCAGCTTTTGATGACGAAAAAATAACGATTCGGCATTTATTGACCCATACATCAGATATCCAAAGCTACATTGAAAACCGTGATCGATTATCCAAAGAAGAACTGCGGGAAGCATACTATCATGTTCGATCTGGTGATTTGCTAGGAAAAAAAGTAGCCTACACAGATACGGGAACGATTCTCTTAGGTTTCATGTTGGAAAACATGTTAGGGCAGGATGCTATTGTCATTTTTAAAGAACGGGTTCTAGAACCTCTGGGTATGAATGAAAGTTGTTTTTTACCAAAAGAGCCTTTGAAAACCGTTCCTACTGAAAATCATCCAATTAGAGGACTCATTCGTGGGCAGACGCATGATCCAAAAGCGTTGGTTCTAGCTGAACATGCCGGAAATGCAGGACTCTTTTCCAACTTAATTGATTTAAAAAAATTTGTTAAAATGTACCTGAATGATGGTGTGTCACAACCGATACAGTTTTTGAAAAAAGAAACGATCGAATCGCTTTTATCGGATCAAACACCAGATAAAATAGGACACCGTTCACTTGGGTGGGATTTATTGGATGATAGAGAAAGCCGTCCATTATTATTCCATACAGGATATACGGGGACTTTTTTACTGATTGATGTCCCGAAAAAAGAAGCATTTATTTTTCTTTCAAATCGTGTTCATCCGATCGATCGAAGAGCAGACTATATTCAAAAGCGTGATGAGCTGATTCAGGTGTATTTAAAAGAAAAATAA